In Actinopolyspora saharensis, the genomic window CAGTCGGGGCAGGTGGGCCACAGCCAGGCGATCTCCCCCGCGGCCGAGGTGACCTCCCGGCCGCACAGCGCCGTGACCGTCAGGTCCGGCGGGAACTCCACCCCCGGTGGCGGGACCGGGTCCTCGCTCACGTGCCGCGCGTGGTCGCCCGGCACCCAGGTGAACGGATGGGGCATGATTACCTCCTGTGCACGATAGGTAGGGCGGGCACCGTGGTACCGTTGGTGACACAAATTTGGCACCTGGCACCAAAGTCGACAATTCCTCGATCAGGTGAAGCTCGGGTGTGCAGCGTGCTCACCTAGGATGTGGTGCATGGCTGGCACCAACGGAACGCCGAAAGCCAAAGCGCTTGGGGCACGACTCAAGGAAGCCCGCAAGGCGGCTGGCTACACCGTGCGAGGGCTTGCGGATCAACTCGGCCTGTCGCACAGCGCGATCTCTCGGTGGGAGACGGGAGCGCGTTCGCCGGAGACTGAAGACGTCGCGTCCGTACTCGCCGTCACTGGAGCCAGCAGCGCCGACCGCTCCGAGCTGCTGGAGATGGCGCGCGGCACCAACGATCCTCAGTGGCTGTCGGTACAGAGCGGCGATCGCGAGCGCCAGATGGCGGCACTGCTCGAGTTCGAGCGCGATGCCAGCCACATCACCGATGTGTCTCCGCTGCTGATTCCCGGACTGCTGCAGACGGCCGACTACGCCCGAGCAATCATGATCTCGGGCGAGGTACCGCCGTCCGAGGTAGAGACTCGTGTAGCCGTGCGCGTGGGACGTCGAGAAACCTTGACCCGCCGCAACCCGGCGCAGCTGCTCGCCTTGGTCGGCGAAGCGGCGATCAGGCAGCAGATCGGTGGCAGAGAAACCGTGGTCGACCAGCTGAACCATCTGCTGAACGTCGCCGAGATGCCCAACGTCGATCTGCGCGTTGTTCCCGCCTCCGCAGGATGGACCCCGGCTCTCGAGGGGCCCTTCGTGCTGATCGACTTCGACAACGACACCCCGATCGTTCATCTCGAAAACCGCAGAGCAGCCCTGTTCTTCCACGAATCGGCCGATGTGGACGCGTACCGAAGCGCCGTGGATAAGGTGAAGCAGGTTGCGATGACACCAGCGGATTCCACCGCGCTCATCGCCAACGTCATTACTGAGCTGGAGACGACGACATGACCACAGCAGCACCAACCCACTGGCGTAAATCGAGTCGGAGCAGCACGCAGACGAACTGCGTCGAGGTCGGTCGTACTGCCGAGGGTGCGGCCGTGCGGGACACCAAGGATCGCGCGGCTGGGTACTTCGCGGTGTCCGGTCCGCAGTGGCGGGCGTTCGTGGCCGCGCTCAAGGCCGACCGGTTCGGCTGAGCGCGGCTCGGCGGAGCGAGTCCGCTTGAGGCCTGCTGGACTCACCCGGTGTGGTGATTCCAGTTTTAGGCAAAACTGGCACAGTCCACTCTGGAGGGAAAGCCGGGGTGGACCGTGCCGGTTTCGTGCGGGCGTCTCGCGCGAGGTGGCGACGGTCGATCGCGCCCGTTTCGCGAGCTTTTTTCGATCTCGGCTCAACCCGCTCCGGATCTCGTGCGTCACCGGGGGTGAAATACGGAAAGCGACGAACCGTGCGATCGGTCCCGGGGCTAGCGGAGAGCCGATCGCACGGCCGAAAGGAGCGAACCGCTTTGCGCACCACTCGCACGAGAACCGGCCTGACCGGACTGGTTGGCACCGGAATCGCCGCGGCTGCTCTGGTGGTCGGCGCGCCGTTGGCCGCGGCCGCGCCTGCCCAGGACCAGCCTACCCTCTCGACGGCGGCGGACGAGCAGAACCACGTGGAAGGAACCGCCGGGCCGGACGGGCTGCACGGCACGTCGGGTGAGGACGTGATCAAGGGCCGTGGCGGCTACGACGTCATCTTCGGCAAGGCCGCCCACGACAGCCTCTTCGGCAACTCCGGCATGGACGTCATCCGGGGCGGTTCCGGTGACGACTTCCTCCACGGTGGACAGGGCGGCGACTACCTCTACGCCGGTCCTGGCGACGACACCGTGATGTCCGACGAGGTCGGCTCCGACGACGAGGCCGACGTGGTCGACTGCGGCCCCGGCGTCGACCGGTACAACGCCGACCTCGACGACAAGGTGAAGAACTGCGAGATCCCCTACTACGGCAGGGGCTGACGCAGTTCGCCAGCTCGTCGTGCCGTCCCGGATCCCGGGGCGGCACGACCCGTCCGGCAGCGCCCTCGACTTCACCGAGACGTCGCGTCTCGGTGAGGTCCGCACGGCGACCGAGCCCGGCCGGTCAGTCGAGGTGCTCCGGCAGCACCTTCTCGACGACCGCGTCGAGCACGGCCAGGTCCTCCGCCACCGGCCGGTGCTCGCTCGGCACGCCGCCGTAGGTGTCGAGCAGCACGTGGGTGGCGCCGAGCTCGGCCAGCCCGTCGAGGTCGCGCCGGATCTGATCGAGGGTGCCCTGACCGGCCAGCCTGCTCTCCTCGTCGAGCGGGCTCTCGCTGGTGCGCAGCTGGATGCGCGGGGCGAACTCCGGGACCGGGCGGTGCTGTTCGGCGGCGATCCGGTGCAGCGCGGGAACGCCTTCCGCGCGCAGCCACTCCATCCGCTGGTTGACCGGGTGCCACGCGTCCCCGACCCGCACGGCGCGGCGCAGCGCGGCCTCGCTGTGCCCGCCCACCCAGATCGGTGGCCTGCGCGTCGGCAGCGGGCCGGTGGCCACGTCGGTGAAGGAGACGAACTCGCCCTCGAAGGAGAACTTATCCTCGGTCCAGGCCCTGCGGATGACGTCCAGGTACTCGTCGGCCATCGCCCCGCGCCGGTGGAAGGGCACTCCGAGCGCGGCGAACTCCTGACGGGGCCAGCTGACCCCGACGCCGAGCACGAGCCTGCCGCCGCTG contains:
- a CDS encoding zinc finger protein — translated: MPHPFTWVPGDHARHVSEDPVPPPGVEFPPDLTVTALCGREVTSAAGEIAWLWPTCPDCDGRARELVGAPPRTDSADGEQC
- a CDS encoding helix-turn-helix domain-containing protein, coding for MAGTNGTPKAKALGARLKEARKAAGYTVRGLADQLGLSHSAISRWETGARSPETEDVASVLAVTGASSADRSELLEMARGTNDPQWLSVQSGDRERQMAALLEFERDASHITDVSPLLIPGLLQTADYARAIMISGEVPPSEVETRVAVRVGRRETLTRRNPAQLLALVGEAAIRQQIGGRETVVDQLNHLLNVAEMPNVDLRVVPASAGWTPALEGPFVLIDFDNDTPIVHLENRRAALFFHESADVDAYRSAVDKVKQVAMTPADSTALIANVITELETTT
- a CDS encoding DUF397 domain-containing protein; the protein is MTTAAPTHWRKSSRSSTQTNCVEVGRTAEGAAVRDTKDRAAGYFAVSGPQWRAFVAALKADRFG
- a CDS encoding calcium-binding protein; amino-acid sequence: MRTTRTRTGLTGLVGTGIAAAALVVGAPLAAAAPAQDQPTLSTAADEQNHVEGTAGPDGLHGTSGEDVIKGRGGYDVIFGKAAHDSLFGNSGMDVIRGGSGDDFLHGGQGGDYLYAGPGDDTVMSDEVGSDDEADVVDCGPGVDRYNADLDDKVKNCEIPYYGRG
- a CDS encoding TIGR03619 family F420-dependent LLM class oxidoreductase; translated protein: MRFGVNILNFGAETDPESLLSWAGFAEERGLHSAMISDHLAVTPDVAEHYPAPFYDPFTTLAWLAGRTERIELGTTVAVLPYRHPLHTARIAANIDRFSGGRLVLGVGVSWPRQEFAALGVPFHRRGAMADEYLDVIRRAWTEDKFSFEGEFVSFTDVATGPLPTRRPPIWVGGHSEAALRRAVRVGDAWHPVNQRMEWLRAEGVPALHRIAAEQHRPVPEFAPRIQLRTSESPLDEESRLAGQGTLDQIRRDLDGLAELGATHVLLDTYGGVPSEHRPVAEDLAVLDAVVEKVLPEHLD